In the genome of Desulforegula conservatrix Mb1Pa, one region contains:
- a CDS encoding phasin family protein has protein sequence MIDFIKKSLLTGIGLALKTKDEAKSIAKDISDKMKLSEEEGDKFMDDMMKKYDEMRDDLEKRIEKRVQSVIDRMDLAKKSDLQSLEDKIAELENKTQ, from the coding sequence ATGATCGATTTTATCAAGAAGAGTCTTTTAACAGGTATTGGCCTTGCTCTTAAAACCAAGGACGAAGCAAAGTCAATTGCGAAAGATATATCAGACAAGATGAAGCTTTCTGAGGAAGAAGGCGACAAATTCATGGATGATATGATGAAAAAATATGATGAAATGCGGGATGATCTTGAAAAAAGGATTGAAAAACGGGTTCAGTCCGTGATCGACAGAATGGATCTTGCCAAGAAATCGGATCTTCAGTCCCTTGAAGACAAAATCGCAGAGCTTGAGAACAAGACTCAATAG